In Corticium candelabrum chromosome 1, ooCorCand1.1, whole genome shotgun sequence, the genomic stretch TATGGTGATTTCTCAGTGCACACGTGTTACCTCTATCTACTGAGTATTTACAACTGGAAGTTGAGCCAAATCAAAATATTGGCCCGTAGTATTCCTATTTAATGTACAAGGCAGTGTTTCCACTGGACGACCgccaaatagccaaatgctacaaataaatGTCGCTGGCGAGAAAATAGTAATACCTCCTTGCCAatttggctagctgttacagtacCGTGTACGCCTTCCTCTGGATCAGATCTTGCAAGCACAGTCACTAGAGTGTGCTAACAATGGCAATTAGATATGGAGCTCCAGGGACTAAAGGGGCGATATCTCACACTTGCTCTGTTTATGTCATGCACATACTCTTTGTGTACGGCTTCCGTAAGTGTAGGACTAGAAATAACACAAGTGGAGATGACAGTCGTGGTTGTGAAGATGACTGCTGTAGTAAAACAAAAGCAGATCGATGGTATAGAAACCATGAGgaagacgatgatgatgacaacttTATCATTGAATCAATGATGCTGAACGTTGATGATGCTGAATATAGAAGGGCcaaaacttcaagactttgatTTTGACAGAACTTTTAAATTTTGGTATAAAAACTAGGAAGGATGGCAATGAACGCTTGAAGTCTGGTTTGTAGACTTTGTCTCTCCAAAGTCACATTCCATTGAGTACATCTCATGATCTGGTGACATAGATCACCAAAATCAATTTGCCAAAATTATTAGACATTTGGGACCATTTCGTCAAATATTAGTGTCACCAAATTTCCCAGTCTATGGTGTATTGAGAGACGCATACATCCAATACACTAGGTGATATCATATAAAGTATGCATTCCTTATGACTCAAGAGTTACCTTTgtaacagacaacaacaaacagtggTAGTAAAAAGTGTCTGCTAAGGCAGCAGTAAAACAAGCATCCACGCTGTAATAACGTGCACCAGTCGGCACACTACGAACCACTCAGTATACAAGTGAAAGGTAGAACAATGACTATATTGACTTAAACAGACTGAGCAAGGAGGCAAATCGTTGCCACCTGTTATTTTGTGGGCATGCAAAATAAGATGTATGGCTATCCAAAGGCTTCTGACTGTCTCCAGGTAGTTGTGCGGTGTGTAAACACTTCTTTCTGCATAAACTGGCATTGCCGTCATGTAATATTCATACGAAAAGGTACACCATTATGGAGCAATTAATATTGCTACTCAGAGTTACACAAGTTGTATAGAGTTTTCATGTTGAACAATCTGCAAATCAATCAGAGACAGCGCTCGAGTGTATGGCCACTAAAACTTGCACACTCAACGGGATGTGTAACTTGGGTCATTTGCTGTATGATACAGCACATGTCATGCATAGTCATACCAACCAAGGGTATACAGTACACACCCTCAACTTCCAGAACGGCAGGTAAAGCACACTGAAACTCATATATAGTGTGCCACACATTCGGCCCAGTTGTTGTCGACTGCCATGCGCTTTACCCTCATAGACATACACTGTCTAACTGAATGAAGTCCCTATGTCTGTGTAGTGGTCACCGTGCATGCCCAATTCAGctacaagaaagagaaagtcTCTACTGTAGCTCATCGGTTTAGAATAATGAAGGTTTGACTAGAGACGTTGACATGTGCAACTGCACTTTAAGAAAACAGGCATTTTGGCAAGAAATCTGATGAAAACCTTTGCCACTAAATAATCACTACGTCTCACAGTTGCTTGTGTTAGCTGCCAGGTCACTCTCATGCATACAATATTAGCAGcttgtgtctgtgtattcAAGCTTTCGTTCTCGTCACCAAATGTCGGTTGTCATTGCAGATATATATTCGACTGAAATTCAACACGTTCAAGTCGTCTATACACGTAATAGTAAAAACTCCGAAAGTTAATGATCTGCTAAGATAACGATAGTAATgaaagttaatatcaatcaacTGTTCACGAATAAAATCAGTCATCGTCGTCTCCCATCAGGAGACTCCAGTCACTCATTGGAATGTTGACTTCCCAATCGATTTCTGACATTTCGTCATCTTCGTCTTTGATCGAGTTGCTTCCCGAAAAATCGacgttttctttgtcttcttcGCCGAGTTTTCTTATGCCGTCGTCCAACGACTCCCTAATTTATGaagttattgatatcaaattgaTACAGGTGTTTGCACATTTTGGTAACATGCAGGATGGGTGGATCACATGACGGGATGTGTGGCCATGCGGGGTGTTAGTGTATCACATACGGAAATGTTGTTGAGTGTGTGGCATCATGCCAGGGGCGGAGGCATTGTGTACAAGCAATCAGCATATAATGTGTTTGGAGTTGTGGTGAAATTCATTGGCAACGGAGAGTCAGACCGCTCGTGCATTCTTTATATTCGACTATAGACTGGCACCGAGTTGGTCATTACCgttaccgtatttcctcgaATAGTAACCCCTGCGTTACTATATTTTCAATGTCTGCTATCATAGTGCAAGTTgaagtgtgtgttgtgcgtgtgtgtgtgtgtgtgtgtgtgtgtgtgtgtgtgtgtgtgtgtcacagtgtgttaGCAACACACACCCCTAGATTAAAAACTCTGACATCCATGTCATGGTTACTAATCGAGGAAATACAGTATGTCAATGGTATGAGGGCACCCCAACAATATCAACCGATTCTCTCGCTCACATGTGCCAACACCCATTCCCATCCCAGGGAACGAACACCCAATCAGTCAGTCACCAGACTGACACCCATCACTCAGTACTACAGTACACCAACATGCACTAAACGGTGTGACATCATTGTATGCAATACGTCCACACGAGAGCACTCACCAGCCTGTGAGCGTCATACTCGCCGGATCAAACTCCTCCTCTTCGTCCTCGTCGTTTCCATCCTCCTTCGACTCCTCGCTACATGCAGAAATGAGTCGCGGTGGGTCCCAGTTGTGTAGCTTTACCCTCCACTGTCTGATTCGTCCGTCGAACGCTCGTTTGCTACACACGGCTTTCTTATCAGGAGTTAACGGATCCATCTTAGTCCTTGCGTCTCTACACACACATCGCAATGTTAACTAACCGAAACGTCAACCGACTGACGAGACAAGCGATCACTTTGGAACGGCTTTGATGTATCGGTCGTACGCGATCGTGTTCTTCCCGAAGTCGATCTGCTTCTGTCTCTTTTCGATCCGATGCTCGGTCAGATCGTCGATTGACTCTTTGTCGATTGACGTGTCGTGCACGTCTGGCTCTCGCTCGACAAACAACGGTTTTCTTCCCTTCGTTCTAACAATCAAGAAGTGGTGAGAAGATCGGTAATTAGGGAAATCAATTGGGTGGGTTTACGAGCGTTTTGTGCGCTGCTTAGTCGGCCAAGATCGTTTCTGTTTCCATTTCGGTTGTTTAGAGCCAATCGGTGATCTCAAGCTATGGTGACAGTCAGGCAGGAGTTGGTAGTGATTACACACATAGAGTTGTGCATCTTGTCAAgtactaaattattttaaatttgatttaataaattagttatttaatccgttacattatttaattaaatgtttttaatttaatgtttagtaaaaaaataatattaaaaaaaaaacatttatttaatattaatgattagttataacaaattaatttttaaatgaaaTCAATAAAGTTATAATGTAACTATGTTTATAGTTTGTCAATAGGCGTTTGTATTAGTCTTTCCATTGATATTGGTATTGgcatttattgattaataaaatagaaaaaataaagctcaaactgtgtgtgtgtgtgtgtgtgtgtgtgtgtgtgttcacgtttGGTgaccacgtcttttgtccgttcgcaaccaaAATCGGCACACACATTcagcacgcacaggggaaggtatacgtaaaaaattaaaaaaattatgtacCGAGTCGCCTCTCGAGGGGTTGACCCCCGTGTAAagtttctcgatgacgcacacgctacacattccagttcattcgaacacacgcccacaccggtcctgtgtagactgtatgcatcgtcgtccttcgcaaagcttcaagtgatcgaatatctcttgccgacgaaacttactcttctagtgctttcgtttctctccaaattctgattgcatttgcaacgaatccaacctacacgttttctgcagcaagcactacacggggagtgtgtcgatttctatcgaaacaagcgcgaagagcaagattcgaattcattcagcatatccgggacctagcaacaaagattgctcgtgacgtgtccacagacctatctttacactacaggaTCTTGCCCGTatgaaggacgggccatgtatactagtaaaaaataaaataaaaacaaaaaaataaaataaaaataaaataaaaataaaagtaaattaatataaaataaaataaaaataaaattaatataaaataaaataaaataaaaaaaaataaatagaaaaatataacataaaataaaatagaaaatagaaaataaaacaaaaaataaaaattaaattaatattaaataaaataaaatagaaaacagaaaataaaataaatataaagaataaaataaataaaaacaaaatacaaaataaaataagtaaaatttaatatttgtaAAAATTGTatcaatatttaatattaaatttaacatTTTAGgttgtcattaatattaatatttatttattaaaaacataaaaaatttataatataaaaaattatgtttatattaattacaaaatatcAACATactttaatatattaattaaatactaattaatataaataaatttaattttaaaaattgtaaatttaATATTCCAAACAGCCTAGTCTTCCCAATGTTTCCAAACATTACACTTCACCTGTCAAAGTCTTCACTGCCTGTCCTCCCAGACggcaactcaacacaacaacccCGTCTCTCCACCTCATCTCTCTgtcctcttctctctcttcttctcTCACCGTTTCCCGCCTTGTCGTTCTCCAAATACGTCAGCGGCCTCCTAGCTTTTCCCGCCACCAGGATAGCTCCCGGTGTCCCGAGTTTTGGCCAATCTTCGCCCTTCAGCTGCAGACGACTAGAATCGGAACTCGGCGAAACATCGCTCCACGGTTTGCGTTGTCCGATCATCAGCGACCTGGAGTAGACACGGCTAAGCTTAGAATCACGTTCATAAACGAGACATGCTTACATGAGAGAACCTTCTGGCGAGCGCGGGAATTGACAGTATTGAATGGCGCGCGTCAACTTCTCGTCAGCCAATCAAATTGTTGCATTACTCATCCGGGAGTTGTTTGTCAAATTATCCGGGCTATTGTTTATCCGGGCGTTTGAAAGTGTTAATCGATTGTTTGGTGTCTGGGATGTCGCGCTCGGCGGTAGACCGCTCTGCGAACACGTCTCTCTATGTACGCAATCTCAGCTACAGCTGTAGGTAAGAGGCAGTCGCACACGATTTGGCCTTAAAGGTAGAAACCCGTTTTTTTCGGACTGCACAAGCGCTACATGAAGCTGCAGGCGTGTTGCAGCACTCTCTGTAAAGTACTAAACGTATGTTATAAACAGCGGGGAGAGGTCTAGCGTTCTGAGAAGGTGTTTATCTCTTATCAGTGAAGCGGCTATGTGGCGTGGTGGCTGACTGgccattgcgcatgcgcagttgcGATAAATTGGCGTTACGCTATGTACATGTCATAGCCTATTGTggctattaattaacttaaatctGTGGCTTAGCAAGTGCGTGTACAGTttacatattttatatattgGAAGCAGCAATGGTTGTGTGAAGTGTCACTCAAGGATGCCTtgtttgagcatgcgcaactAGATGCCTCTGCCTGAATAGGCACTTGAGGCTATTAATAAGGCATAAATCAGtttataatttttttgaattttttggcGCCTATTTGGATATTTACGGTAGTTACTATTGGTATTGCTGGCGATGCTGTTGAAAATTGTGATTGATTGGGAAGATGCTACATACACAAAAGGGCAAAAATGTTACATACTGTTATACAGACAGGCTACATTCAACAACTTTACACTGGATGGACACTACATTGAGGGAGCCCTTGCATCGCAATTCCAGTGACTGGTTGAACTGATCAGCGTAGCCAGAAATTTACTACTTGATATTAACACAATTTTAATGTCTTTATGgattagttagttaattaattaatttttgtattaattattatttgaaTCTGTACCCAGAAATCGACGATCAAACAGTCAGGATGGCATGAGTTGCACCTACCCAGTTGACGCACAAACCCAGGGGTGTacccaggcatgtttccaggttgctcGGAAATTCCACCAAGAGGTGGGCGTCACCCTTACTTATTCCTTCTCTAGATCCTTTTTAGAGACGGTAATGTAGAttatcttaattaaaaatcTATTTGTTAGATCCATGAATTGATGCCCTGCAGCTGTAGCAAACAGGATTTAGATGTGAAGAGTGGATGGGCCACTGACAGTCACACCCATTGATTTCTCTGGGTCTGGCCCGGGTGGGCCCATGCCTGGCTATGCCACTGAACCAATGGAACCTTATGTACATTGTATATTCGAGTTCAAATCATACTGTGTTGTGTGAAATTGGATTTTGAATCGCATCACAAGTTTAttagtttgttgtatttgtttgtgctttGCAGACCTGAGGAGATACGTCGAATGTTTGGGAAGTATGGAGCGATCGTTGATGTCTACATACCACTGGATTACTACACCAGGCAGCCGAGAGGCTTTGCTTACGTTCAGTATCCTCTCGCTGACAGATCACATCATTGTTGTCTTCTCACCTTGGGATGGGATTTTTGGTGTATTTGGTTGCGGCATGAATGTTTGTGCCGTTGCAAGTTGTCAACACTACCCTCTATATTTCAATTAGGCCGggaaaatatttattaaaggGGCGTGGCATATGAGTAGCTATGGTGATGAAACATGTTTATTGAGACAagattaattttaaattttaattgaaatttaatttaaattgtgATGGGGAAGTGATGATGAGGAAATGTTGGGAAAAACTGGAGTGttcgtgttgtgttgtgatctTGGGTTAGTGTTATCTACTGATGTTGACGTCCTGCGTGTAAAAATTGTTATAAATGTTTATGTCACTAAGATGGATGGATGACTAGCATTGACTCCTAAAAACATTTTCGTGCCAGATTGAGTGCATGTTAATGTCACTTTTGTAACTTACCAACCAGTCGTGCCTTtggttgctgtgtgtgtgtgtgtgtgtgtgtgtgtgtgtctgtgtgtctgtgtgtctgtgtctatgtctgtgtctgtctgtctgtcagtcagtgtgtgtgtctgtcagtgtgtgtgtctgtcagtgtgtgtgtgtgtgtgtgtgtgtgtgtgtgtgtgtgtgcctgtcggtctggctgtctgtctgtctgatatGATTGTCGACTTTGTTGTTGGGTCTGGTAACAGAAATGGCAAAGTTGGTGTGAGTGGTCAGGGCAGAGAGCTCAAAGCAAAAAAGAGCCAATGAGAAAAGCGCGAACAAGACAAGCAAGCATGCAAGCATAAGCGATCACTACATATTACAGTATAAAGCATGAAGCACAAGGTTTGCTAAAGACCGTCACGCAGCTAAAGTTGCAAAAGAGCGAAAAAGAAAAAAGCTCTCGAAAAAGTCTATGATAAAGATTTCATTTgaggttggtgtgtgtgtgttgtttttcCTTTACGTTTGCCGCAGATTTGAAGACGTTCGCGACGCACAGGACGCGTTGCATTATTTGAACGGCACAGCGCTGCATGGGCGTGAACTGGAGATACAATATGCTGAGGGGGACCGCAAAAGTGAGTGTGTGAGGCCCCTCGGTTCAGGGGTGACCTCCAGGGTGACCAACTGGCGCTATGGTGCCACATGTGGCACCAGAGGCTGGTCTTGGGCACCATGCAAGCAAACATTTGGCACCAAGGCTTGAACCCAGTCAAGCAGATGGtgcatgacgtcatgactgtaACTGAAGCAGTGATTCTGTGAACACAAGGCATCACTTAtgtcatgtgtctgtgtgcctgcctatcagtctgtctgtctatgcacacatgcatacatgcatcatgatacatacatacatgagcatgtacagtacatggtacatacatacgtacatgagtctgtctgtatgtatgtatatgtataaatgtgtgtatgtactatgtaGGTAGCTTCAAACAAGGTGCATGTGTCCGCGTGGACGTGTCATTTCCTTGCGCACCATGCACCAGGATGCGTTCAGTTCCTGGTGCCACACCAACGCGCCGGCGTTATTCAAACTTGACCACCCCTGGAAATCCTTTTCTAGACATCTAGGCTTCTGTCGTGTACTCTACACATCTCATCTTGCATTCTTCACGTTTTGCGTTCGATTAGAGATTCTCTACGACTAATTTGCGACCTTTTTTTCAGCTCCGACGCAGATGAGAGGGCGCGAACGCGGAAgcggaggaggaggaggaggttaCTACGGGAGATCTCCGAGATAGTTGGTGGCATTTGAGAACGTGGTGGAGCGTTGTAGTAATTTGTGGCGTTTGTTTAGTCGTCGTTCAAGAAGCGGTAGCCAACGCAGACGCAGGTGAGCCGCCCGTGCATAAAAGGCGGCATGCGTGCATCTTGCGCATGCTCATGCCGTAAACTCGGGGTGTCCGACTGTGCAATGTCCGTCTCCATATTTGACGTCATCAGGCGACAGTTAGCATCTCGGCAACAGAGTAGGTCAGTATCGGACTTCGATTTCGGAAGGACTACTATGTAGTGCAGTACGTTGTGATGGGCAGATTCTCTACTGGTAGCATCTAGTCTGCATGTGAGTCTTTCCGCCCATATCCGGGTACTGCTGCTTTTGGCTCTTGCTGTTCACAGATGTCAGGGCACGTGGCTAGGATGAGGCAAGACTCATATGATTTTCTAGGTGTGCATAAACAGCCAGAGTGGATGGCTAGAGGACAGCGTAAAAAGTGGCTCCAAACACCAAAAGTCGCTCATTCCCAGGAGGTTGGTATCAACTACTAGTAAGCCTTTCCGGGTTGTAGCCCAAAATTGGAGGTCGAGAAAACGACTGGAAACAGAGTGGCGGCAAAGGGGCTCCATCACACTTTCAAATTTTGCCTCCTCTGATTAGGATGCCTGGCTACAGCCCTGGTTGTCTGGTCTCTCTTAGATCTCTGCCATAACAGTGGGCGTAGAGTAGGAAGATGTTTGAGATTAGAGGAGGAGGGGAGAAGGTGGAGGAGGTGACCCCGAGATCCCCCGTAGCCGTGTGGTTGGTGCTAATAGCCATTGATTCTTAGGCACTCTTAGGTTTGGCGACGGAATGTTTACAGTCGGACACTCCTGATTGTTCATTACGTTTGTACGTCtacattttgtgtttgtttgcgtaCAAAGGCGTAGCCGCTCTCGCTCCGCCTCGCCGCGCTATCGACGGCGCCGTCACCGCTCTCCGTCTCGCAGCGGCGGCAGCAGCCGGTCCGTGTCCAGGTCTCCGGTCAGACGACGGAGCCGCAGCGGAGAAAGGCGTTCGCACTCTCGCGGCAGCAGCCGAAAGGCCAGTCGGAGCGGGTCACGTGATTGATGATTTGGATAGAACTGTTCCGTGAAGTGGACGAGGGAGTGTATGGATGAATGTGtagatgtgtttgtctgtgtattgcTGTGCTAGTCGTAGTACACATTGGTAGCCAATTAATGCCGTCGATTTTTTTGGTTTTCTCAGTGTGCACAGGCTGTACGTTCCGAAAGACGTtcactagcctcgtacccaggccctcttgcacgcccggagaagagggcctgggtatgAGGCTAAACGTTCACTAGCCTTCACTCCCAGACCTGTGTAACGCCAATTAAAATCGGCCTCTTTTTAATTGGCGCTTCACCGGTCTGAGAGGTCAAGGCTGACCTTTCGCTAGGCTGCATGCAGTTATGGTCGCGGTCTCAGAGAAAGTGGTGATAGTTTGAAAGCTCTATATTTACTAGGCGCGGAAGCTCTAAGGTACGTCGTACAAACGACTCACCACGCCTACTGTGCATGCGCTTATTGCTTAGTTACTAAGTAatcgagggtttagcactatagtgcttcttcattggcATGCCAGTAACTTAGAGTAGTCTCTTGCGCAGCCCCTCTCGCGCGCGTGAAGAGCGGAGAGCGGGCGGTGCTTGCACGCGAAATTAACAATCCAAAACCTCAAAGTGGATTACCGTCGTATTGCTTTGTTGATTACCTAATTAGGGAAAAATACCGGTGTTTTAAAAGGGTCGGGGGCCCCCGCAGTACatctacacaaacatacatccGGGAATGCAATGCAACCGTACCCGTCAGTGTATCCGTATTAACAACCGACGATAACTCCGAGGCAAACCCGACTGCGCTACTGCTAAATCGTGCTGTTCACGCGTTGTAAACGACACAACAGATAAGGATGCTGACAGTCTCCTCATCTCTCCTGCTACTGATTTCCATCGCAATCAGCTGGCCGCTGTCAGCAGCAAGTGAGCAACAAGACGCGCGATCGCCCTCGCGCGCGTACTCACTCATTCACTCATCTTCATTTTTCTAGGCCTTCCAATCGAGCTGCGCGTGCGTAAATACGACAGAGTGCAAGCTTATGTTGTTTCCGGACGTCTCAAACGCTCGATTCGGCATGCGGTAAGGCGCAAGTGTCTCATTCTGTGTCGACCGACCAGCCAGCTAAATTTCGGTTTTGTTGCAGACGGAGGGAAGCAAGAGAGCACTCAGTGTGAATGTTCACGGTGCTGCGCGTTCGTGGACCATCAGACTGCTGTCGAACAGGTGGAGTAAACGTTGTGCGACTACCAGTGTCGCGGAGGCGGCCTCGACCGCTTTGTGCCAATTGATATGTCGCAATTGTGATTAGCAAGTTACGTCTTGTCGTGTGTTGTTGTACGTGCACTGTTGTGGCGCGCTGTGTGGTTGGTTAAAGGTTGGGTGGTTAGTCGGCCTAATGACGGTTAGCAGAAAGTATGAGGTGGATTTAATGTGATATGTTGCTCAAGATAATGTGGCATGGAGATGCAGCTCCACCTTTTCCGTGTTTTGTATGGGAGGGGCTAGTAcactataaattaatttaatagtAAGGAGAATGTGGGATGATGACATTGCCAGTGTGATGATGGTATTGTGTAATGGCTGGTCACTTGGCTGTTTTGGTTGGAATAGGCATGGAAGTTGGTTGCCTTTACGAGGAAGTTTGGTTGCTGGTTGTGGTTTGGCTTGAGTTTGTGTTGATTATGAGTGCTTGTTGAGTTGGTGACAGGTTGATGTGTGATCATGGCTGCAGTTGCATTTAGTTCTTGTTTTCttggtgtgtgttgtctgtctactttGTGGTGTGATGTTTatatgcctgtgtgtgtgtgtgtgtgtgtgtgtgtgtgtgtgtgtgtgtgtgtgtgtgtgtgtgcatgctatgtgtttgtctctctgtctgtctgtttgtctgtctgtctgtctgtttgtttgtctgtctgcctgtctgttgtttgtggaTTCTACTGACACACTTTTTCTGCatatctttgtgtgtgtgtgtgtgtgtgtgtgtgtgtgtgtgtgtgtgtgtgtgtgtgtgtgtgtgtgtgcatgctatgtgtttgtctgtctgtctgtctgtctgtttgtctgtctgtctgtttgtttgcctgtctgttgtttgtggaTTCTACTGACACACTCTTTCTgcatatctgtgtgtgtgtgtgtgtgtgtgtgtgtgtgtgtgtgtgtgtgtgtgtgtgtgtgtgtgtgtgtgtgtgtgtgtgtgtgtctatgtgtctgtttgtctgtctgtctgtctgttgtctgtggaTTCTATTGACACACTCTTTCTGTTTTGTATTTACAGAGGTCTCATATCCCCGACTTTTGCATTGACCTACTTTGATGATCATGGCAACGAAGTAGTGAAACAAGTCAGTAGGAAATATCTAACTCTCTGAATCATGTCAGTATGGCATCTGTAATACTTGAAATACGATTTTGTTTTGTGCAAAGGACTCAACGAATTGCTATTATCATGGCAGAGTTGAAGGTGTGAGAGACAGTCATGTTAGCATCAGTACATGCAGTGGATTGAGGTATTTATGCAATACAAAAACTATTATGTCATTACACTTATACCTATCCAACAATTGTAATTGAAATGTGCTGTTTGAG encodes the following:
- the LOC134188913 gene encoding serine/arginine-rich splicing factor 12-like; the encoded protein is MSRSAVDRSANTSLYVRNLSYSCRPEEIRRMFGKYGAIVDVYIPLDYYTRQPRGFAYVQFEDVRDAQDALHYLNGTALHGRELEIQYAEGDRKTPTQMRGRERGSGGGGGGYYGRSPRYRRSRSGSQRRRRRSRSRSASPRYRRRRHRSPSRSGGSSRSVSRSPVRRRSRSGERRSHSRGSSRKASRSGSRD
- the LOC134189978 gene encoding histone RNA hairpin-binding protein-like, translated to MSLMIGQRKPWSDVSPSSDSSRLQLKGEDWPKLGTPGAILVAGKARRPLTYLENDKAGNGERRRERRGQRDEVERRGCCVELPSGRTGSEDFDSLRSPIGSKQPKWKQKRSWPTKQRTKRSTKGRKPLFVEREPDVHDTSIDKESIDDLTEHRIEKRQKQIDFGKNTIAYDRYIKAVPKDARTKMDPLTPDKKAVCSKRAFDGRIRQWRVKLHNWDPPRLISACSEESKEDGNDEDEEEEFDPASMTLTGWESLDDGIRKLGEEDKENVDFSGSNSIKDEDDEMSEIDWEVNIPMSDWSLLMGDDDD